The segment CAAATTTCGTGGGGCTCGTCATGGATTCAGCACCGCTGGTCCGGTGTACGGCTTCAAACTGCACGCCTGGAGCGCTCTAAATGGCAAGCTCGTCAAGTACGAGATTCGTCCCGCAAACGAACACGATTTCAGCGTGCTGTGCCACATGAATGTAGATTGGCCTGCCTACGGCGGGCCAAAACAGATTGGGGACAAGGGGTATCAGTCCGGCACGTGCCTGACGCCTCCCAAAGTCAATGCCAAGCAGGTTGATCCGCGATGGAAGGAGGAGTATGGGGCCGCAAGGAAGTGCATCGAGTCCGCCTTCTCAGTCCTTGTTGGTGCAGGATTGCGCTGGGGACAGGTCAAAACCTATCTCAGTCTGCGATTGAAGGTCGCACTAGGCGTCCTGGCGCACAACCTGAAATTCATCGACCTCAGTGGCTGACTGTCCCCCCTGTCAACCGCTGTTCGCGGTACCATACTCCTGCACACATGTGCGCAGCTTAAGTGCTGTAGGCCTTCTTCAACCAGAACCGCACAGCCTCGTTATGTTGGAAAGACACGCGCTGGAGTTTGCGCTGCAGCGCGTTGTCCACGCGCCCGTGATCCACTAGGGCAGCGGATTCATTGCCAAGCCCTTCCGGCGCTTGAAGCAACCAATGAGACGCCAGTCGCTCGCGACGGAACACGTCGCCGCCACCCGCGATGTCATCCAGATCCGACGGATCGAGGTGCAGAGTGCGCAGGAACGCGTCGTGAAAGATCAGGGTAGGCCACACCTGCACCCATGGCGGCGTCCCACGTGTCCACAGGGTGTCTATGGCATCCTCCGAAGCGCTCCACGCGAACGTCGTGTTCAGCAGACCCACCACCTGAAGGGCGACGTTCCAGGCGTGGAAGGCCGGGCGCACCGTTCGCCGCAGTGACGTGGACAGTGAGAGGCGCAGCAGCGCGTGGTCTGCCAAGGGGACGTGCTGTTGGTCGGACGGCAGGCGTTCCACCTGCACGAGCGGCACGTCCTCACCCAGCTGTTCCGCGCGGCGCCAGGTGTGCACTCGGTGGCCTGCACGGACGCCGAGTGCACAGACCACACTTCCGCGTGATCCTCGTCGGGGATTTGGATCCAGCGCAGCTTCATGTCGGCA is part of the Deinococcus sp. QL22 genome and harbors:
- a CDS encoding IS982 family transposase; amino-acid sequence: MSRSDLTFLPLPAAVTHLSHWIAPHIPAKLMHPHEKMSDAELLAVALLQKLHQVTYFSRWWRFLKLNHFPHFPSQPQARIRLARLTPVVERLATEVQILDFVVVDSEPLPVSTFKRAPRCKFRGARHGFSTAGPVYGFKLHAWSALNGKLVKYEIRPANEHDFSVLCHMNVDWPAYGGPKQIGDKGYQSGTCLTPPKVNAKQVDPRWKEEYGAARKCIESAFSVLVGAGLRWGQVKTYLSLRLKVALGVLAHNLKFIDLSG